In Bacillus sp. FJAT-45037, the following are encoded in one genomic region:
- a CDS encoding spore coat protein: MNDSMVNVDQTHVVAYAKGDVTGGGWNDHVYLTGKQTPDSPYIQDITLVVQDGRSGSVTRVPLSDNTGYNPTLFLGDFTGNGVADILISINTGGSGAIMYHYIYSFLHNIPQLLFDFNVYNQHFQYEVTFQNYYNVEVISQINNTKYVIDISTRDRAYLNEIYHQNGALKSPIHGFVNPLSGLYPVDFDSNHVYELLAYQKIAGRYNADSLGYVLNTLGWQDQIFALQNQQVAIGGTQHT; the protein is encoded by the coding sequence ATGAATGATTCGATGGTGAATGTTGATCAGACGCATGTTGTTGCTTATGCAAAGGGAGATGTAACAGGAGGTGGCTGGAATGACCATGTCTATCTCACGGGAAAGCAAACACCTGATAGCCCGTATATTCAAGACATCACACTCGTGGTCCAAGACGGACGATCAGGCTCAGTGACAAGAGTACCATTAAGTGATAACACTGGTTATAATCCTACTTTGTTTTTAGGGGATTTTACCGGAAATGGAGTTGCTGATATCTTAATCAGTATCAATACAGGAGGGAGTGGTGCGATAATGTACCATTACATCTATTCATTCCTTCATAATATACCACAACTGCTTTTTGATTTTAATGTGTACAATCAACATTTTCAATATGAAGTAACCTTTCAAAATTATTATAATGTCGAAGTGATTAGCCAAATAAATAATACAAAATACGTAATAGATATTTCCACACGAGATCGTGCGTATTTAAACGAAATTTATCATCAAAACGGCGCTTTAAAAAGTCCGATACATGGGTTTGTCAATCCATTAAGCGGTTTGTATCCGGTAGATTTTGATTCAAATCATGTGTATGAGTTATTAGCCTATCAAAAAATAGCAGGAAGATACAATGCAGACTCTCTTGGTTACGTTTTAAACACGTTAGGTTGGCAAGATCAGATCTTTGCATTACAAAATCAACAAGTAGCAATCGGGGGGACGCAACATACGTAG
- a CDS encoding glutamine--tRNA ligase/YqeY domain fusion protein — MEHNSSNFIRNTIKEDIESGKRNHVITRFPPEPNGYLHIGHAKSIVINFDLADEFNGKTNLRFDDTNPLKEDAEYVHAIKEDVKWLGYDWDGLFFASDYFQEMYNKAVLLINKGKAYIDDLSADEIREYRGTLTEVGKDSPYRNRSIEENLDLFERMRQGEFGNGEKVLRAKIDMSSPNINLRDPVIYRISHTTHHNTGDEWCIYPMYAFAHPLEDAIEDVTHSICTTEFEDQRPLYNWIIEECETPSVPQQIEFGRLNITNAVMSKRKLKQLVDEGYVDGWDDPRMPTISGLRRRGYTAGAIRTFVRETGISKGSGAVDSQMLDYFVREDLKLKAPRTMGILRPLKVVITNYPEGQVEMLDAEINPENPEMGTRQIPFSREIYIEQEDFMENPPKKYFRLFPGNEVRLKHAYFIKCEDVIKDEDGNVVEIHCTYDRETKSGSGFTGRKVKGTLHWVEATQAVPAEFHLYQPLLLSDDVEETEEAEATEPAVEKTFLDQVNPDSLEALKGFVEPNMKDVSPQDKFQFFRHGYFNVDPKDTTKENLVFNLIVSLKSSFKL; from the coding sequence ATGGAACATAATTCTTCCAATTTCATACGAAATACGATAAAAGAAGATATAGAGTCCGGTAAACGAAACCATGTAATAACTCGTTTCCCACCCGAACCCAATGGGTACCTACATATTGGACATGCGAAATCAATCGTTATTAACTTTGACTTGGCTGATGAGTTTAACGGGAAAACAAATCTGCGCTTTGATGATACGAACCCACTAAAAGAAGATGCAGAGTATGTTCATGCGATTAAAGAAGATGTTAAGTGGCTTGGATATGATTGGGATGGTCTGTTCTTTGCCTCTGATTACTTCCAAGAAATGTACAATAAAGCGGTTTTACTCATTAATAAAGGCAAAGCTTATATTGATGATCTTTCAGCAGATGAAATTCGTGAATACCGTGGTACGTTAACAGAGGTCGGAAAAGACAGTCCTTATCGTAACCGTTCCATCGAAGAAAACTTAGACTTATTCGAACGTATGCGTCAAGGCGAGTTTGGCAACGGCGAAAAAGTATTGCGCGCAAAAATTGACATGAGCTCTCCTAATATTAATCTAAGAGATCCTGTCATTTACCGGATTTCTCATACAACACACCATAATACAGGAGATGAATGGTGCATCTACCCAATGTATGCATTCGCTCACCCATTAGAAGATGCAATTGAAGATGTGACACATTCGATCTGCACAACAGAATTTGAAGATCAACGCCCTCTTTACAACTGGATCATTGAAGAATGTGAGACGCCAAGCGTTCCGCAACAAATTGAGTTTGGTCGCTTAAATATTACGAATGCCGTGATGAGTAAACGCAAATTAAAGCAGCTTGTTGATGAAGGCTATGTCGATGGATGGGATGACCCACGGATGCCGACCATTTCAGGGCTAAGAAGAAGAGGCTATACAGCTGGGGCGATCCGTACATTTGTACGTGAGACAGGAATTTCTAAGGGGTCAGGTGCTGTTGACTCGCAAATGCTCGATTACTTCGTACGTGAGGACTTAAAGTTAAAGGCACCTCGTACGATGGGAATTCTTCGACCGCTAAAAGTTGTCATTACTAACTATCCTGAAGGACAAGTTGAAATGCTCGATGCGGAGATCAACCCTGAAAATCCAGAAATGGGAACAAGACAAATTCCATTCTCACGAGAAATTTATATTGAACAAGAAGATTTTATGGAGAATCCACCGAAGAAATACTTCCGCCTCTTCCCTGGTAACGAAGTACGCCTGAAGCATGCTTACTTCATTAAATGTGAAGATGTCATTAAGGACGAAGATGGAAACGTCGTTGAAATCCATTGTACGTACGACCGTGAAACAAAGAGTGGCTCAGGCTTCACAGGCCGTAAAGTCAAAGGAACATTGCATTGGGTCGAAGCGACACAAGCTGTCCCTGCCGAATTCCATTTGTACCAGCCGCTTCTATTAAGCGACGATGTAGAAGAGACAGAAGAAGCAGAAGCAACAGAACCAGCAGTCGAAAAAACATTCCTCGATCAAGTAAATCCTGATTCACTTGAAGCGTTAAAAGGGTTTGTTGAGCCAAACATGAAAGACGTAAGCCCACAAGACAAGTTCCAATTCTTCAGACACGGCTATTTCAATGTCGACCCAAAAGACACAACTAAAGAAAACCTTGTGTTTAACTTGATTGTTTCGTTGAAAAGTTCGTTTAAGCTTTAA
- a CDS encoding diacylglycerol kinase gives MKRARLIYNPTSGREQIRKNLAYVLERLEKAGYETSAHATTGEGCAKRAARLAAERGVDLVIAAGGDGTIFEVVNGLAELEKRPMLGLIPAGTTNDFARALHIPKEIEKACDVLCDGHVDPIDIGQVNDKYFINIAAGGTLTELTYEVPSKLKTMLGQLAYYIKGLEKLPQVAPTHVRIEYDGKMFEGEIMMFLVSNTNSVGGFERLAPEASLEDGMFDFIIVKKISFPEFLQLVTLAMRGEHLTHPKVMYVQANRIKVHVDSDMQLNLDGEHGGALPAEFVNLYQHFNMLTPKNRKKQRK, from the coding sequence ATGAAAAGAGCACGTCTTATCTATAACCCAACTTCTGGACGTGAACAGATTCGAAAGAACCTTGCTTATGTGCTAGAACGCCTTGAAAAAGCAGGGTATGAAACATCGGCACATGCAACCACAGGGGAAGGTTGCGCTAAACGGGCAGCTAGATTAGCGGCTGAACGAGGAGTCGACCTGGTTATTGCAGCAGGCGGGGACGGAACGATATTTGAAGTGGTAAATGGCCTAGCCGAACTTGAGAAGCGACCAATGCTTGGACTCATTCCTGCAGGCACAACAAATGACTTCGCCAGAGCTCTTCATATCCCAAAAGAAATTGAAAAGGCATGCGATGTGCTATGCGATGGTCATGTTGATCCAATTGATATCGGACAGGTCAATGATAAATATTTTATTAACATCGCAGCAGGCGGAACACTAACTGAACTTACCTATGAAGTTCCTAGTAAGCTCAAAACAATGCTGGGTCAATTAGCGTATTACATTAAGGGATTAGAAAAATTACCACAAGTTGCACCGACTCACGTACGTATTGAGTACGACGGAAAAATGTTTGAAGGGGAAATTATGATGTTTCTCGTGTCCAATACGAATTCTGTCGGAGGTTTCGAACGTCTAGCACCAGAAGCTTCATTAGAGGATGGAATGTTTGATTTTATAATTGTTAAAAAGATCTCATTCCCTGAGTTCTTACAACTTGTTACCCTTGCGATGCGCGGGGAACATCTGACGCATCCGAAAGTAATGTATGTTCAAGCAAATCGAATAAAAGTTCATGTGGATAGTGACATGCAGCTTAATTTAGATGGTGAGCACGGTGGCGCGTTACCAGCTGAATTTGTTAATCTTTATCAACATTTCAACATGCTCACACCGAAAAACCGTAAAAAACAGCGTAAATAA
- the gatB gene encoding Asp-tRNA(Asn)/Glu-tRNA(Gln) amidotransferase subunit GatB yields MNFETIIGLEVHVELKTDSKIFSASPNHFGSEPNANTSVIDLGYPGVLPVLNKRAVEYAMKAAMALNCEVATDTKFDRKNYFYPDNPKAYQISQFDKPIGENGWIDIEVGGKKKRIGITRLHLEEDAGKLTHSGNGYSLVDYNRQGTPLIEIVSEPDIRTPEEAYAYLEKLKSIVQYTNVSDCKMEEGSLRCDANISLRPVGQEKFGTKAELKNLNSFNFVRKGLEYEVKRQEQVLLAGGIIEQETRRFDEASSKTLLMRVKEGSDDYRYFPEPDLIPLYIDDEWKERIRAEIPELPDARKKRYVKELGLPEYDATVLTITKEMADFFEATVEQGGDAKLASNWLMGAVNEYLNAEQKELQDVALTPEGLAKMIQLIEKGIISSKIAKKVFKDLIEQGGDPEQIVKDKGLVQISDEGELLKMVTEVLDNNDQSIEDFKSGKERAIGFLVGQIMKASKGKANPPMVNKILLEEIKKR; encoded by the coding sequence ATGAATTTTGAAACGATTATTGGCCTTGAAGTACACGTCGAGTTAAAAACAGATTCAAAAATTTTCTCAGCCAGTCCAAACCACTTCGGTTCGGAGCCGAATGCGAATACGAGCGTCATTGACCTTGGGTATCCGGGCGTTCTTCCTGTCTTAAACAAGCGAGCGGTTGAGTATGCAATGAAAGCTGCGATGGCTTTGAACTGTGAAGTAGCAACAGATACAAAGTTTGACCGTAAAAATTACTTCTACCCAGATAACCCAAAAGCATATCAGATCTCCCAATTTGACAAGCCAATTGGTGAAAATGGTTGGATCGATATCGAAGTAGGCGGCAAAAAAAAACGTATAGGGATTACACGTCTTCACCTTGAAGAGGATGCGGGTAAACTGACTCACTCAGGAAATGGGTATTCTCTCGTGGATTATAACCGTCAAGGAACACCGTTAATTGAGATTGTTTCAGAACCAGACATTCGCACTCCAGAAGAAGCGTATGCGTATCTAGAGAAGCTTAAGTCCATTGTTCAATATACTAATGTATCTGATTGTAAGATGGAGGAAGGCTCATTACGTTGTGATGCCAATATTTCTCTTCGCCCAGTGGGACAAGAGAAATTCGGTACAAAAGCAGAGTTAAAAAACTTAAACTCCTTCAACTTCGTACGCAAAGGACTAGAGTATGAAGTGAAACGTCAAGAGCAAGTTCTTTTAGCAGGTGGCATTATCGAGCAAGAAACACGTCGTTTTGATGAAGCTTCAAGCAAGACACTCCTAATGCGTGTGAAGGAAGGGTCTGATGATTATCGTTATTTCCCAGAGCCAGATTTGATCCCTCTTTATATTGACGATGAGTGGAAAGAACGCATTCGAGCTGAGATTCCAGAGCTTCCGGATGCAAGAAAGAAGCGTTATGTCAAAGAGCTTGGACTTCCGGAATACGATGCAACAGTGCTAACGATTACTAAAGAAATGGCTGATTTCTTTGAAGCAACTGTTGAACAAGGTGGAGATGCAAAACTTGCATCGAACTGGCTCATGGGGGCTGTTAATGAGTACTTAAACGCTGAGCAAAAAGAACTTCAAGACGTTGCTCTAACACCAGAAGGCCTAGCCAAAATGATTCAACTGATCGAAAAAGGAATAATTTCCTCAAAAATCGCGAAAAAAGTGTTTAAAGACCTGATTGAACAAGGCGGAGACCCAGAGCAAATCGTTAAAGACAAAGGACTTGTTCAAATCTCTGATGAAGGCGAGCTTCTTAAGATGGTGACTGAGGTACTTGATAACAATGACCAGTCCATTGAAGACTTCAAAAGTGGTAAAGAACGCGCCATTGGTTTCTTAGTCGGTCAAATTATGAAAGCTTCAAAAGGGAAAGCTAACCCGCCTATGGTGAATAAGATCTTATTAGAAGAAATTAAGAAACGTTAA
- the gatA gene encoding Asp-tRNA(Asn)/Glu-tRNA(Gln) amidotransferase subunit GatA produces the protein MSLFDHKVKELHTMLQSKQVKVSELVDESYKRIADVDGKVQAFLTLDEERARAYAAELDEAIGTDATRGLLFGIPIGVKDNIVTKNLRTTCSSRILENFDPIYDATVVNKLRDAQSVTIGKLNMDEFAMGSSTENSALQKTRNPWNLDYVPGGSSGGSAAAVAAGEVPFTLGSDTGGSIRQPAAYCGVVGLKPTYGRVSRFGLVAFASSLDQIGPVTRNVEDNAYLLQSIAGVDPMDSTSANVDVPDFLSALTGDVKGLKIAVPKEYLGEGVQESVKQSVLDALKVLEGQGATWEEVSLPHSKYALATYYLLSSSEASANLSRFDGVRYGYRTDNADNLLEMYKQTRAEGFGDEVKRRIMLGTFALSSGYYDAYYKKAQQVRTLIKQDFEKIFEQYDVIVGPTTPTPAFKIGEKTDDPMTMYANDILTIPVNLAGVPGISVPCGFQDGLPLGLQIIGKHFDESTIYRVAHAFETATDYHTKKPVL, from the coding sequence ATGTCATTATTTGACCATAAAGTAAAAGAACTACATACAATGCTTCAAAGTAAGCAGGTAAAGGTATCTGAACTTGTCGACGAGTCCTACAAACGTATTGCGGACGTAGACGGCAAAGTGCAAGCCTTTTTAACATTAGATGAGGAAAGAGCTCGTGCCTATGCAGCGGAATTAGATGAGGCGATCGGAACGGACGCAACACGAGGCTTATTATTTGGGATACCGATTGGAGTGAAAGATAATATTGTCACAAAGAACTTACGTACCACATGCTCGAGTCGCATTTTAGAGAACTTTGATCCGATTTATGACGCAACGGTTGTCAATAAATTACGCGATGCTCAATCTGTGACCATTGGTAAGTTAAATATGGATGAATTCGCCATGGGTTCATCAACGGAAAACTCGGCATTACAAAAAACACGTAATCCTTGGAATCTTGATTATGTCCCAGGTGGATCAAGTGGTGGTTCGGCTGCAGCTGTAGCAGCAGGAGAAGTACCATTTACACTTGGATCAGACACAGGTGGTTCAATCCGTCAGCCAGCAGCTTACTGTGGTGTTGTTGGATTAAAGCCGACATACGGTCGTGTATCACGCTTTGGTCTTGTTGCATTCGCTTCGTCTCTTGATCAGATTGGTCCTGTGACACGTAATGTAGAAGACAACGCCTATTTACTACAATCGATTGCTGGTGTGGATCCAATGGATTCAACATCAGCGAATGTTGACGTCCCTGATTTCTTATCGGCGTTAACTGGAGATGTAAAAGGATTAAAGATCGCTGTGCCAAAAGAATATTTGGGTGAAGGCGTTCAAGAGAGCGTGAAGCAATCGGTGCTTGATGCATTAAAAGTATTAGAGGGGCAAGGGGCGACGTGGGAAGAAGTATCCCTCCCGCACTCTAAATACGCACTAGCAACATATTACTTATTGTCATCTTCAGAAGCATCAGCGAACTTGTCTCGTTTTGATGGAGTTCGTTACGGTTATCGGACAGACAATGCTGACAACCTACTTGAAATGTACAAGCAAACACGTGCAGAAGGATTCGGTGACGAGGTAAAGCGTCGGATTATGCTTGGAACATTTGCGTTAAGTTCAGGTTACTACGATGCGTATTATAAAAAAGCACAACAAGTACGTACGTTGATTAAGCAAGATTTTGAGAAGATTTTTGAACAATATGATGTAATTGTTGGACCAACCACGCCAACGCCAGCTTTCAAGATTGGTGAGAAAACGGATGACCCAATGACGATGTATGCCAACGATATCTTAACCATCCCAGTTAACTTAGCGGGGGTACCAGGAATCTCTGTCCCATGTGGCTTCCAAGATGGCTTACCTCTAGGCTTACAAATCATTGGGAAGCACTTTGATGAAAGTACAATTTACCGCGTCGCACACGCGTTTGAAACGGCAACTGATTATCACACAAAAAAACCAGTATTGTAA
- the gatC gene encoding Asp-tRNA(Asn)/Glu-tRNA(Gln) amidotransferase subunit GatC, whose product MSRISTDEVKHVANLARLAITDEEAVKFQGQLDAIITFAEKLNELDTTGVEPTSHILNMKNVLREDKPSEGLPIKDVLKNAPDHEDGHIRVPSIIE is encoded by the coding sequence ATGTCACGCATCTCAACAGATGAGGTAAAGCACGTTGCAAACTTAGCAAGACTTGCGATTACAGACGAAGAAGCGGTTAAATTTCAAGGTCAACTTGATGCCATCATTACGTTTGCTGAAAAACTAAATGAACTGGATACAACAGGTGTGGAACCAACATCACATATTCTTAACATGAAAAATGTGTTACGCGAGGATAAGCCATCAGAAGGTTTACCGATCAAAGACGTACTAAAGAATGCACCAGATCACGAAGATGGCCATATCCGTGTGCCGTCTATCATAGAGTAG
- the rlmD gene encoding 23S rRNA (uracil(1939)-C(5))-methyltransferase RlmD — protein MSKQQAPVEKNEIIDVQIEDLTHDGAGVAKVDGYALFIPKALPGEMVKVKVVKTKKGYGFARILETIEESPNRTEPPCPIYNQCGGCQLQHMSYEAQLQYKQKQIQDVLERIGQITDIPVHPTLGMNDPWRYRNKAQVPVGEDENGLIAGFYQERSHRIIDMDECLIQHQENDEVVSHVKEIVKKYGIRGYDEDKHLGTLRHVVARYGKQTGDIMVVLVTRGKELPNKKNIIEDIKQAIPKVKSIVQNVNPKRTNVIFGDQSIVLWGDEYIYDSIGDIRFAISARSFYQVNPDQTKVLYDKALEYADLKGDETVIDAYCGIGTISLFLAQKAKHVYGVEIVPEAISDAKKNAEMNGFTNVDFAVGEAENVMPWWYAQGVRPDVIVVDPPRKGCDEKLLETILNMQPKRVVYVSCNPSTLARDLRVLEDGGYQTKEVQPVDMFSHSTHVESVASLTYKGSS, from the coding sequence ATGAGCAAACAACAAGCACCAGTTGAAAAAAATGAGATTATTGATGTACAAATAGAAGATTTAACCCACGACGGTGCAGGCGTAGCGAAAGTAGATGGCTACGCCTTATTTATCCCTAAAGCACTTCCGGGAGAAATGGTAAAGGTGAAAGTCGTAAAAACGAAAAAAGGGTACGGGTTTGCGCGCATTCTTGAAACGATCGAAGAAAGCCCAAACCGCACAGAGCCCCCTTGTCCAATCTACAACCAATGTGGTGGCTGTCAGCTTCAGCATATGAGCTACGAGGCTCAGCTACAATATAAGCAAAAGCAAATCCAAGATGTGTTAGAGCGAATTGGCCAAATCACAGACATTCCCGTTCACCCAACACTTGGGATGAATGACCCGTGGCGTTACCGTAACAAAGCTCAAGTACCAGTGGGTGAAGACGAGAATGGATTGATCGCTGGCTTCTATCAAGAGCGCAGCCACAGGATTATCGATATGGACGAATGTTTAATACAGCATCAAGAGAACGATGAAGTCGTCAGCCATGTCAAGGAGATTGTTAAGAAATACGGCATTCGTGGATATGATGAAGATAAGCATTTAGGTACTCTTCGTCACGTTGTCGCACGGTACGGGAAACAAACAGGAGACATCATGGTCGTCCTCGTAACAAGAGGGAAAGAGCTTCCAAATAAGAAAAATATCATTGAAGACATTAAACAAGCAATCCCGAAGGTCAAATCAATTGTACAAAATGTCAATCCTAAGCGTACTAATGTGATTTTCGGAGATCAATCAATAGTCCTGTGGGGCGATGAGTATATTTATGATTCGATTGGAGACATTCGATTTGCCATCTCGGCTCGCTCTTTCTATCAAGTAAACCCAGACCAAACGAAAGTGCTTTATGATAAAGCGCTAGAATACGCCGATCTAAAAGGCGATGAGACAGTAATTGATGCGTACTGCGGGATTGGGACCATTTCTTTATTCCTCGCCCAAAAAGCAAAGCATGTCTACGGTGTGGAAATTGTACCTGAGGCCATTTCTGACGCGAAGAAAAATGCTGAAATGAATGGCTTTACCAATGTCGACTTTGCTGTAGGTGAGGCAGAGAACGTCATGCCATGGTGGTACGCACAAGGGGTTCGCCCAGACGTCATCGTCGTTGATCCACCACGAAAAGGCTGTGACGAAAAACTGCTTGAGACAATCTTGAACATGCAACCGAAACGCGTCGTCTACGTCTCCTGTAACCCATCAACACTAGCAAGAGACTTGCGAGTGCTAGAAGACGGTGGATATCAGACAAAAGAAGTGCAGCCAGTAGATATGTTTTCGCATAGTACGCACGTTGAGTCGGTGGCGTCGCTAACTTATAAAGGGAGTTCATGA